From Aedes albopictus strain Foshan chromosome 1, AalbF5, whole genome shotgun sequence, one genomic window encodes:
- the LOC134285506 gene encoding uncharacterized protein LOC134285506: MGSPLSPVIANIVMEKLEQECMVKLEEKQIRMRVYKRYVDDCFCVARKDQIQTIVEVFNEFHERLQFTVEEEVDAKIKFLDMMLERENNKITTSWLPKQANGRYLDFTSKSPFQHKQNTAIALIDRAIKLSCGEKREEALNQATRILAKNNYPTWFVHRVRKQRVHKHYNSLDAETGPDQHAKYVSAPYVPCLSEKLRKILRRNDVVLASRPQNKIKHKIFSKMKDPIPPGKQRNVVYSIPCGANDGKVYVGQTKRMLEVRMAEHKNDCKKRNPKSGLAVHNMEEGHSFDFEKTAVLERIEDPETRIIAEVFHIKKMGEKQTVNLQRECGNFNSTYNGLLTRLPARSNTRMGRRPNTNDDEANDETGDVER; the protein is encoded by the coding sequence ATGGGATCACCACTATCCCCGGTGATTGCAAATATCGTCATGGAAAAGTTGGAACAGGAGTGCATGGTGAAACTGGAGGAGAAGCAAATACGCATGAGAGTATACAAGCGTTATGTGGACGACTGCTTTTGCGTAGCCAGAAAAGACCAAATTCAAACGATCGTGGAAGTATTCAACGAGTTTCACGAACGTTTGCAATTCACGGTGGAAGAAGAAGTTGATGCGAAAATCAAATTTCTCGACATGATGTTGGAAcgagaaaataataaaataacaaCATCCTGGCTTCCCAAACAAGCCAACGGAAGATATTTGGATTTCACATCCAAAAGTCCGTTCCAGCACAAGCAAAACACCGCGATCGCGCTAATAGATCGCGCAATAAAATTGTCGTGCGGCGAGAAACGAGAAGAAGCTCTGAACCAAGCCACGCGGATCCTGGCGAAGAACAATTACCCAACGTGGTTCGTGCACAGGGTGAGAAAACAACGCGTCCACAAGCATTACAACTCACTGGACGCGGAAACCGGACCAGATCAACACGCAAAGTATGTGTCTGCTCCCTATGTACCATGCTTGAgcgaaaaattaaggaaaatactGCGGCGCAATGACGTGGTATTAGCGTCCAGAccccaaaacaaaataaaacacaaaatctTTAGCAAGATGAAGGACCCAATACCACCAGGGAAGCAGAGAAATGTGGTGTATTCCATACCATGCGGCGCGAACGACGGGAAGGTATACGTGGGCCAGACGAAACGAATGCTGGAGGTGAGGATGGCCGAGCACAAAAACGACTGCAAAAAACGGAATCCGAAATCTGGCTTAGCTGTGCACAATATGGAAGAAGGGCATTCGTTCGACTTCGAGAAAACAGCAGTGCTAGAACGCATTGAGGACCCGGAGACCAGGATTATCGCAGAGGTATTCCACATTAAAAAGATGGGAGAAAAACAAACGGTCAATCTACAACGTGAGTGTGGCAACTTTAATTCCACATACAATGGACTATTGACCCGACTACCTGCACGATCCAATACACGAATGGGAAGACGACCGAACACAAACGATGACGAAGCTAATGACGAAACGGGCGATGTTGAACGTTGA
- the LOC134288998 gene encoding uncharacterized protein LOC134288998, which produces MLLVNEISNKYGENSRRFIWRFLKVSSRLARSNNRIKFLLNCRRCKMVPPCLKIRNDIKIDNEASKRELEKIMFKHRIRLLSLLISDTKRTMASLRQTKQNMNRKIDEDFDQPDAERIRKMVKEKTATIFEKVRARERRKVSSMKTRQVMQMNNEAEWIVNTTTVEIPDYVERTLMLGPNFNIEDKGDVPYVELVASIEKSIQRKENADEIRSEVSNAMINHIHYHRQPRHPPEEWIQKEVSKSRKFLKENPNLVVTKADKGSKTVIMDLNEYQTKMQDLLNDGTTYKRMTTNPTNRVLKKMNSFIDEWHRKGYIDFRTQRRLKDSSCNPPRIYGLPKIHKENRPLRPVVSTIGSATYNMARFLADVIGKVVGKTVFHVRNSFDFAEEITGVQTSEEEVLFSLDVVSLYTNIASSMQ; this is translated from the exons ATGGAGAAAATAGCCGGCGCTTTATCTGGCGCTTTCTGAAAGTGTCGAGCCGCCTAGCGAGGTCGAACAACCGAATCAAGTTTCTCCTGAACTGCAGAAGGTGTAAAATGGTTCCACCGTGTCTCAAGATCAGAAACGACATAAAAATAGACAACGAAGCGTCGAAGCGAGAACTTGAGAAGATCATGTTCAAGCACCGTATCCGTCTTCTGAGCCTATTGATCTCCGATACGAAACGTACAATGGCTAGCTTGAGACAAACGAAGCAGAACATGAACCGTAAGATAGACGAAGACTTCGATCAACCCGACGCAGAAAGGATACGCAAGATGGTGAAAGAGAAAACTGCTACGATCTTCGAGAAGGTTAGAGCGAGAGAGAGACGGAAAGTATCCAGTATGAAAACAAGGCAGGTAATGCAAATGAACAACGAAGCTGAATGGATAGTGAACACTACGACTGTGGAAATCCCGGACTATGTGGAACGAACACTCATGCTGGGCCCAAATTTCAACATAGAAGACAAAGGGGATGTTCCATACGTGGAGTTGGTTGCGAGCATCGAGAAAAGCATTCAGAGAAAAGAAAATGCGGATGAAATCAGGTCGGAAGTGTCCAACGCGATGATAAACCATATCCACTATCATCGACAACCTCGCCACCCACCAGAGGAGTGGATCCAGAAGGAAGTTTCCAAAAGTaggaagtttttgaaagaaaatcCAAACCTGGTGGTAACAAAAGCGGATAAGGGGAGCAAAACGGTCATCATGGAtctaaacgagtaccaaaccaaGATGCAGGATCTTCTCAACGACGGAACCACGTACAAAAGGATGACTACGAATCCGACGAACAGAGTTCTCAAGAAAATGAACAGTTTTATCGATGAATGGCACAGAAAGGGCTACATTGATTTCCGCACACAACGGAGATTAAAAGATTCGAGCTGCAACCCACCAAGAATCTACGGATTACCAAAGATTCACAAAGAGAACCGTCCGCTCCGGCCGGTGGTGTCAACTATAGGAtcggcaacatacaacatggctCGATTCCTGGCGGACGTAATCGGAAAAGTGGTTGGAAAAACAGTTTTCCACGTACGCAACAGCTTCGATTTTgcagaagaaatcacaggagtccAGACAAGTGAAGAAGAGGTATTGTTTTCGCTGGATGTGGTCTCGCTCTACACGAAC ATAGCTTCGTCGATGCAGTAA